In Capsicum annuum cultivar UCD-10X-F1 chromosome 7, UCD10Xv1.1, whole genome shotgun sequence, one genomic interval encodes:
- the LOC107877882 gene encoding uncharacterized protein LOC107877882 isoform X1, whose translation MALLSPAEPLRSSDIYPQGRHACIRSPHKASPIHLPYISPHLQNNSELGNRISEEQLHWAYAIIFQAQSGILIKVSDMMTLSASTTQSVALPSNPNTGESIVAANSSNMYTRKLIL comes from the coding sequence ATGGCTTTGCTGTCGCCGGCGGAGCCTCTCCGGTCATCGGACATTTACCCCCAGGGGCGTCATGCTTGTATACGCTCCCCTCATAAGGCTTCACCCATACATTTACCATATATTTCTCCGCATTTGCAAAACAATAGCGAGTTAGGGAATCGAATTTCTGAGGAACAGTTGCATTGGGCTTATGCTATCATTTTTCAAGCTCAATCGGGCATTTTGATAAAGGTGTCGGATATGATGACTCTGTCGGCTTCCACAACCCAATCAGTTGCTCTTCCAAGCAATCCTAATACAGGGGAGTCAATTGTTGCAGCCAATTCTAGTA
- the LOC107877882 gene encoding uncharacterized protein LOC107877882 isoform X2, translated as MALLSPAEPLRSSDIYPQGRHACIRSPHKASPIHLPYISPHLQNNSELGNRISEEQLHWAYAIIFQAQSGILIKVSDMMTLSASTTQSVALPSNPNTGESIVAANSSINFHQK; from the coding sequence ATGGCTTTGCTGTCGCCGGCGGAGCCTCTCCGGTCATCGGACATTTACCCCCAGGGGCGTCATGCTTGTATACGCTCCCCTCATAAGGCTTCACCCATACATTTACCATATATTTCTCCGCATTTGCAAAACAATAGCGAGTTAGGGAATCGAATTTCTGAGGAACAGTTGCATTGGGCTTATGCTATCATTTTTCAAGCTCAATCGGGCATTTTGATAAAGGTGTCGGATATGATGACTCTGTCGGCTTCCACAACCCAATCAGTTGCTCTTCCAAGCAATCCTAATACAGGGGAGTCAATTGTTGCAGCCAATTCTAGTA